The genomic interval GGATGCCGCCGTCACGACCCGCTCTCCATCACGGCCATCGCTTCCTCTTCGTCGGCGCCGAGATAGGCCGCGATCACCTTCGGGTCGTCGCGGACCTCGCGCGGGGTGCCTTCGGCGATCTTGACGCCGTGGTCCATCACCACGATGTGGTCGGAAATCTCCATCACGACCGACATGTCATGCTCGATCAGCAGGATGGAGGTGCCCAAATCACCGCGGATCGAGAGCAGGAGCTCGCTCAGTGCCGCGCTCTCGCGCGCATTGAGGCCGGCCGCGGGCTCGTCGAGGCACAATAGTGCAGGTTCGGTGCACATGGCGCGTGCGATCTCGAGCCGGCGCTGGTCGCCATAGGCGAGGTTGCCGGCCGCATCGTCGGCGCGGTCGAGCAGGCCGACCCGCTTCAGCCAGTCGGTGGCGAGATCGATCGCGCGCTGTTCGGCGCTGCGGTAGGAGGGCGCGCCGATCAGCCCGAGAAAGGTGAGGCCCGAGGCGCGCATCAGCATGTTGTGCTGGGCCACCATCAGGTTCTCCAGCACGGTCATGCCGGGGAACAGGCGGATGTTCTGGAAGGTGCGGGCGACCTTGGCCTGCTTGGCAATGCGGAAATCGTTGAGCCGCTCGAGCGCGATCACCTTGCCGTCGTCATGGGTGAGGCGGATCGTGCCGCCGGTCGGCTTGTAGAAGCCGGTGATGCAGTTGAAGACGGTGGTCTTGCCGGCACCGTTCGGGCCGATCAGCGCCGTGATCTTGCGCCGTTCAGCCGAGAGCGACAGCTCCTGCACGGCGACGATGCCGCCGAAACGCATGGTGAGCTGGTCGACGCTCAGGATCTTCGCATCGCTCATCCGTGTCCCTCCTTCACGAGGTCGGAGGAGATCGCCTGCGCCTTCTTCAGGTACACGGTCGGCGCGCGATGGCCGATCAGGCCGCGCGGCCGCCAGATCATGATCAGCACCATCGCCATGCCGAACACCAGCATGCGGTAGTTCTCAAATCCGCGGAACAGCTCGAAGCCGCCGATCATGGCCAGCGCCGCGAGGGCGACGCCGAGCTGCGAGCCCATGCCGCCGAGCACGACGATGGCGAGTACCAGCGCCGATTCCTGGAACGTGAAGGATTCCGGGCTGATGAAGCCCTGGCGGGTGGCGAAGAAGGCACCGGCAAAGCCGCCGAACATCGCGCCGGTCGCGAACGCCGTGAGCTTCGTGGTCGTGGTGTTGATGCCGAGCGCGCGGCAGGCGACCTCATCCTCCCGCAGGGCTTCCCAGGCACGGCCGATCGGCAGGCGGCGCAGGCGGATCGTCACCCAGTTGGTGAGCAGAGCGAGCGCCAGGATCAGGTAGAACAAGAAGACGATGCGGTGGGTCGGCGAGTATTCGATGTGGAGAAGCGCCGCGAGCCCGTCATCGCTGTTGTCGAGCGGGATGCCGAACAAGGTCGGCCGCGGGATGCCGGAGACGCCGTTCGGGCCGCCGGTCAGGCTCTGCCAGTTGATGATGACGAGCCGGATGATCTCGCCGAAGGCAAGCGTGACGATGGCGAGGTAGTCGCCGCGCAGCCGCAGCACGGGGAAGCCGAGCAACACGCCCCAGAAGGCGGCGAGGATGCCGGCGAGCGGCAGGCAGATCCAGAACGACCAGCCGAAATTGGTGGCGAGCAGTGCGTAGGAATAGGCGCCGACCGCATAGAAGGCGACATAGCCGAGGTCGAGCAGGCCGGCGAGCCCGACCACCACGTTGAGGCCCCAGCCGAGCATCACATAGGTGAGCACCAGGATGGCGAGGTCGAGGATGTAGCGCTGGTCATAGAAGATGACCGGTACGAGGATGGTGAAGATCAGCAGCACCGGCGCGAGGTAGCGGCCGAGGAACGACAGACCCTGCTGCACGGGTGCCGGCACCAGCTTCTCGGTCCCCACGGGTCCGATCCATTGCCGCAGCAATTCGATGACGATCGAGCCGCCGAACACCAGGCCGACGAGCGAGGCGAGCTCGCCGAAGCGCGTCCAGTAGGTCAGTTGCCCGTCAGGGCCCGCCTCGGTGCGGATGCCGACCATCAGCGAGAACAGCACCAAGGCGACGAGGGCGCTGAGGAAGGCCTTTTTCAGGATGAAGGAAATGCCGGCGGTGCGACTTGCGGCAGCAGCTTCGGGCGGGAGGGTTGTCACGCGGCTCGCCTGTCAGACTTTTTCGACTTCGGGGCGGCCGAGCAGTCCGGTCGGCATGAAGATCAGGACCACGATCAGGATCGAGAACGCCGCGACGTCCTTGTACTCGACCGAGAAATAGGCCGACCAGAAGGTCTCGATCAGGCCGATGGCGAGCCCGCCGAGCATGGCGCCCGGCAGCGAGCCGATGCCGCCGAGGACGGCCGCCGTGAACGCCTTGATGCCGGCCACGAACCCCATGAAGAAATCGACCAGGCCGTAATAGAGCAGGTACATCAGGCCCGCGACGGCGGCGAGCGCGGCGCCGATCACGAAGGTCATGGAGATGGTGCGATCGACATCGACGCCGAGCAGCGCCGCCATGGTCTGGTCCTGCTCGCAGGCGCGCATGTCGCGCCCGAGCCGCGTGCGCGACACCAGCCAGGTGAAGATCGCCAGCAGCACGACAGTGGTGATGACCACGACGATCTGGATGTTGGAGAGCTGGATCACGAACCCGTCGGCGCTTTCGTGCAGCGTGTGGCCGCCGGTGATGAGCGGCGGAATTGGCTTGACGCGGGCGCCTTGCGCGACCTGCGAATAGTTCGTCAGCACGAAGGACATGCCGATCGCCGACAGCATCGGCGCCAGGCGGAAGGAGTGACGCAGCG from Bradyrhizobium arachidis carries:
- a CDS encoding ABC transporter ATP-binding protein → MSDAKILSVDQLTMRFGGIVAVQELSLSAERRKITALIGPNGAGKTTVFNCITGFYKPTGGTIRLTHDDGKVIALERLNDFRIAKQAKVARTFQNIRLFPGMTVLENLMVAQHNMLMRASGLTFLGLIGAPSYRSAEQRAIDLATDWLKRVGLLDRADDAAGNLAYGDQRRLEIARAMCTEPALLCLDEPAAGLNARESAALSELLLSIRGDLGTSILLIEHDMSVVMEISDHIVVMDHGVKIAEGTPREVRDDPKVIAAYLGADEEEAMAVMESGS
- the livM gene encoding high-affinity branched-chain amino acid ABC transporter permease LivM; this translates as MTTLPPEAAAASRTAGISFILKKAFLSALVALVLFSLMVGIRTEAGPDGQLTYWTRFGELASLVGLVFGGSIVIELLRQWIGPVGTEKLVPAPVQQGLSFLGRYLAPVLLIFTILVPVIFYDQRYILDLAILVLTYVMLGWGLNVVVGLAGLLDLGYVAFYAVGAYSYALLATNFGWSFWICLPLAGILAAFWGVLLGFPVLRLRGDYLAIVTLAFGEIIRLVIINWQSLTGGPNGVSGIPRPTLFGIPLDNSDDGLAALLHIEYSPTHRIVFLFYLILALALLTNWVTIRLRRLPIGRAWEALREDEVACRALGINTTTTKLTAFATGAMFGGFAGAFFATRQGFISPESFTFQESALVLAIVVLGGMGSQLGVALAALAMIGGFELFRGFENYRMLVFGMAMVLIMIWRPRGLIGHRAPTVYLKKAQAISSDLVKEGHG
- a CDS encoding ABC transporter permease subunit: MDHFDYFAQQLINGLVLGSIYGLIAIGYTMVYGIVGMINFAHGDIFMIGGFIALITFLILISIGLTAVPVILLIVLLVSMAITALYGWTVERIAYRPLRHSFRLAPMLSAIGMSFVLTNYSQVAQGARVKPIPPLITGGHTLHESADGFVIQLSNIQIVVVITTVVLLAIFTWLVSRTRLGRDMRACEQDQTMAALLGVDVDRTISMTFVIGAALAAVAGLMYLLYYGLVDFFMGFVAGIKAFTAAVLGGIGSLPGAMLGGLAIGLIETFWSAYFSVEYKDVAAFSILIVVLIFMPTGLLGRPEVEKV